The Cohaesibacter intestini genome segment CTTCTCCCTCGATGCCCCTCTCACTCCCCCTTTCCTCCCGGTCCAAACCATTAGAAAAGCCACATCTCAAGATAGGATGGAAAAAATTTATTCAGCAAATTCAATGCCTTTTTAAAAACACCGAAAAAACTCCGAACATTTTTGAACCCTTTTGCCGCCCGCTGCGACTGATGAGTATAGGCGGCAGAAAACACCGCCACACAGTTTCAAAAAAGCGACACACAAGACCTTCAGATCAGACACACACCCTTTCGGAGAGAAACCATGTTCAAGAAAACCATTATGACCATCGCCACCATCGCAACCGTAACCGCTGGCGCAACCTTCGCCTTGCCAACCTCAGAAGCCGAAGCCGCCGGTGGCCGCCGCGCAGCAGCCTTTGCCTTCGGTGCCGTCGCTGGCTTGACCGTCGGAGCCATCGCAGCCAACCGCCATAACCACTATTATCGCCACCATGCTCCGGCACCAGTCTATTACGGTCGCCCGGCACCCTGGACCCCGGCCTGGTATGATTACTGCTCTGCCCGCTACCGGTCCTTCAACCCGCATACCGGCTACTTCATCTCTTACGGTGGCCGTCAACGCTTCTGCCGCTAAAAGTGTAGGACCACGCGACATCCTCCCTTTTGACCTTCCCCTTGGGCTGCCTTTCCGGCAGCCCTTTTTTTGTGCCCCTTCCCGGCGCTCCTCCCCCCAAATAGGCCGCTGCAAACAATTGAACCAATTGGCCTTTCAGAGCGACCTACGAGAAAGGCCATATCCCAAGAAAAGACCATTCCATCCACCCCGAACCAGACAAGTCAGGATCCACCATGCCCCGTCAAACCAAATTCATTGCCTTCTTGGTGGCTATCGTTGGAGCCCTGATTTTCTCTTTGCCGGATCAAGCCTGCAAATTGTCAGGCGGCCGCAAACTCGCAGAAGCGGCAGGCGTCATTGTCGAGCGCAGCAGCACCAAAGTCACCCAACGCGCCTCTGCTCAGACTCAGCCCCAGTTGCACATCATCTTTCTCGAAAAGGCCGCGAAAAAAGTTTGAACCATTCCGGCCACCACCGCGTCGTATCAATGTGAGGGACGCAACGACGCAACAAAGAGCGCCGATCACGGAATTAAGCCAAAAGCAATTGTTTAACCTAAACGGAGAGAGACCATGTTTAAGAAAGCCATCACCACTTTTGCTCTGGTTGCCACACTCGCAACCGCCGCTACCTTTGCCGCCCCAACCACCGAAGCCGAAGCCCGCGGGCGTGGCGGAGCCTTCGTGGCAGGCGCCATTACCGGACTTGCCGTTGGCACCATCGCCCACGCCCGCCACCGTCACCATGGCCACCGCTATTACGGCCATCGTTATTATGGCCCGCGCTATCGCCCGCATCGCGCTCGCTATTATGGTCGTCCGGCCCCTTGGACCCGTGCCTGGTACCGCTACTGCTCCAGCAAGTATCGGTCGTTCAATCCGCGCACCGGTTACTTCACCTCCTATGGCGGTCGCAAACGGTTCTGCCGCTAAACGCCGAACCTTCCCAAGACATCTCAAAGGCATTGTGCCGCCATGCGCTGTTGTGCATGGCGGCACAGCCGCTTGAGGCAAACATCAAAATTATGTGAGCACCGCACCCCATTTCCGCCACTTAAATCCGTATCCTGTCTGCATGGGCTATCGCACTGGTTGACATCCAAACCTCCAAGGAGCACCAATGATCAGACGAAATCTATCAATTTATCTGCTAGTTGCTGCGATTCTCCCTGCGCTGATGATCACCGTTCCAACCTCGGACGCGCAGGCCAGAAGCCGCACAGGGGCTTTCGTTGCCGGCATTGTGATCGGCGCCGCTGGCGCTGCCGCGCTTTATCACCACAGCAACAAGCGTTGGAATCGTGCCCGCAACCACTATCACCGCACCTTTCGCAGAGGGTGCCACACCCATAATGGCGTGCGCCATTGCCACCGCGCCCGCTCCTATCGGGCCTCACCGGTTTATTCCGGGCGCCCCAGACCATGGACTCGGGCATGGTATCGCTATTGCTCCAACAAATACCGGTCTTTCAATCCACGGACTGGCTATTTCACCACCTATAGCGGCCGCAAGCGCTTTTGCCGGTAAGCTCCAGCAGCATATATCCTGAAACATGACAGACCCCCTTGCAGCTTATGCTTGGGGGTTTTTCATTGCATGATTGATGGACAGGGTCGGACATTTTGCCGACAAGCGGCTTTTCTTTCTGCCAAGGACCATGCATCATCGGTCGCACAGCAGGCGAAGTGCTTCCCGTGACGCCAACCGCGCCTGCGCCGATCAGATCTGCAAGGAAAGACCCATGGACGCAGCCGCCTATTTCAGTTTCATCCTCACCGTCATGTTCAGCCCGCCGGGCATCGCCAATTTCGTGATCTGCACGATATTGCGCAACCGCCTCCATGCAAGCATTGCAGCGGTGGTGGCTGCCAGTGGCTTCATGTTTCTCAATCAGGCCTGGTTTGCCAAACAGGCGGTCAGCCATTACAGCCTGATGGCCATTCTTGCGGTGGTCGCCATGATGATCACCTCGCATCTGGCCTTCACCATTGGTGAGAAAATCCTTCGGGCAAAAAAATAGCCCGCTTTTTCAAGCGAGCCGCACAATAGAAAAAACCAGGGCACCACGAGGTGTCCTGGTTTTTGATTTCTTTCCCGTTCAGGACCGATGCATTGCACCGGCCCCTTGTCGGCCAATCGATTAGAATGGCAGGAACATTGGGATTGCGACCAGCGATACAAGGAACGCCAGGATCTGCAGTGGCAGACCAACAATCGCAAAGTCAACGAAGCGATAGTTGCCTGGTTCCAGAACCAGCATGTTCACTGGGGAAGCAACCGGCGTAGCGAATGCGGTAGAAGCAGCAATCGCAACACCCATCATGATTGGGTATGGAGACACGCCCATGGCCTGTGCAGCACCAATCGCGATTGGAGCGAGCAGAACAGAGGTCGCGGTGTTGGAAATAACCTGAGAGAACAGGGAGGTGATGACGAAGATCGCTGCCAGAAGGACATATGGACCACTATCACCAACCGCTGCCAGCAGCGTATTCACAACGAATTCCAGACCACCGGAAGACTTCAGAGCCGTTGCCATTGGCAACATACCGGCAATGAGAACCAGCGACTGCCAGTTGATAACCTTGTAGGTATCTTTGCCGTCCACGCACTTGGTCAGAACCATCAGCACGGAAGCGATCAGAATGGCGATCACGGATGGCACCAGCTTGAAGACCAGCAGGGCCAGCATGAAGGCAACAACGGCAACGGAAACCCATGCCAGATGTGGCTTGGCAACAACGTCTTCGATTTCTTCTGGCAGCGAAGCAACCAGGAAGTCTTTGGAGCGTTTGTTGAGGGTTTTGATGTTGTTCCAGTCACCAGCAACCAGCAGCTGATCGCCAAACTCGAGTTTGGTTTCAGCAAAGTTGCCTTCCAGCGGCTGACCACGACGCATGACGCCAACGGCACCAAGGTTGTGACGCTTACGGAAGTTGCTTTCTTTCAGGTTCTGACCAACCAGCTCGGAATTCTGGGTGACGATGAGGTCAGCCAGGCCGAGTTCACGAGCGGACAGATGGAAGTCATCTTCGCTCTTAGGCATCAGGGTCAGGCCGAGTTCTTTCAGCTTGCCTTCGTCCAGATCAGCAGCCTTCACACCATAGACCACATCGCCAGCAGCGAATGGGATAGCGGAATGTGCAGAAACCAGTTTGTTGCCATTTTTAGCCTGTTGCAGACCAAAGACGGAAACACCAAGCTGGGTACGCAGCAGAGCGTCTACAGCGGTTTTACCAACAAGACCGGAATTGTCGTTGATTTTCAGACGAACAGCGCGACCTTCGATTTCATAACGCTGCAGGAAGGAAAGGATCGAGCCAGCTTTGACTTCTTCTTCGCCTTCGACAACGTCTTTACGACCAACTTTTTTCAGCAGCGCGCCGCCGAACAGTGCGAAGTAACCAACACCCAGTGCCAGAATGACCAAGCCGATTGGGGTGAAGGTGAAGAATTCGAAAGGCTCCAGACCAGCACGTTTCAGCTGGTCAGCTGCAACGATGTTTGGAGGGGTACCGATCAGGGTCAACATACCACCGATCAAAGCACCGAAGGACAGAGGCATCAGCACTTCCTGGCGCTTCATGTTTGCACGCTGTGCAAGACGGATAGCAACAGGAATGAAGATGGCCACGGCGCCCGTGGAGCTCATGAATGCGGAGATGATCGCAACAGCGGTCATCAGAAGCGCGATCAGCTTGACGCGTCCTGTACCGGCCCATTCAACGATCTTATCGCCCATGGCGTAGGACACGCCGGTCTGAGCAAGACCTTCACCAACCAGGAACAAGCCACCGATAAGGAGAACAACGGTTGCCCCGAAGCCGGCCACGCCCTGTTTGGCGGAGATGATTGGATCGCCACCGGTGATCTTGTGACCAAGTACCAGTGCGAAGATTACGAGAATAGCGACAAGGTCGAGACGGACTTTATCGCTGACGAACATAATGATGGCGATAGCCAACACAGCAAATACGTAGATTGTGTTCGGTTCCATGGCAGGCCCATTTGCATGTGAGTAGAAATTAGGCGGAATTTAGACAGCCACAGAATAGTCCAGCTGCAACCCAGCTGCCACTAGCTTAAAGGCCCTGTTGCACCCGGTTTAAGCGTTGCAACCTCCGTAAAAAGGCCGACATTCGCCCCTTTTGCACCCAAACGGGGTGCAGTCGGAAACGGGTGCAACTGTTGCAAGGAGAAAGAAGGGAGCGGATAGCGAAAAGATCAGGAAATCCGCTTGGTGCGGGCACCGGGACTCGAACCCGGACGATCTAGGATCGAGGGATTTTAAGTCCCTTGCGTCTACCAATTCCGCCATGCCCGCAAATAAAGCTCGTTGATACGAGTCGGATCATTGCTAATGCGTAGTTTGGGCAATTGCAAGCAAGTGGATTACCGCGATCCACAAGCTCAGAAGGGGTCTAACGTTACAAATACACAAGAAAATGGGCACCCGAAGAAGCCTCGAATGCCCATGAAACAATTGTGAAACACTATTTTAACGTTCCAAATTCGCCAAACGACTCAGCCTAACCTTCATGTCCCTTGGCGATTGGAGCCTGAAATTGCAGCCCCATATCCCATGGGAAATAGATCCATGTGTCCTGCGAAACTTCAGTCACGAAGGTGTCGACCAGCGGTCGTCCCATCGGCTTGGCATAGACAGTTGCGAAGTGCGCTTTGGGCAGCATTGCGCGCACCACTTTGGCAGTTTTGCCCGTATCGACCAGATCGTCGATGATCAGCACGCCTTCGCCTTCCCCCCCATGAACATCGACCACAGACGGGTCGATGGGCTTGATCACATCCATCTCGCCCTGACTCTCATAGTCATGATAGGAAGCCACACAGACCGTATCGATCATCCGCACTCCGAGTTCACGGGCAATGATCGCGGCAGGCACCAAACCGCCACGGGTGATGCAGACAATCGCCTTCCATTCAGCGACGCCCTTCAAACGCCAGGCAAGGGCGCGGCAATCGCGGTGAAACTGTTCCCAATAGACGGGGAATGCATTGTTGGACGCTTCAGACATCGGATTTCAATCCTTCCAAGAGACAAGAGGGTTGCAGCCATCGACAGGCCCGGCAAGGCCCCGCCGGACGACCTAAAATTGCTTTTGTTGCTGGTCTTTGAGTTCTTCAATCAGCGCTTCGACGGCCAGTTTTGCAGCCATCAGCGTTTTCTGGTCCCGACTGCGCAGGACGATATTGGTCGCGAACAGATCATCACGGATATAGGGATAGGAGCCGATAACCACGCCGGGATGGGCCTTTTGCACCTCGCCCAGACGTCCGGCCACGATCCCCTCGCCCAATCCGGTATCGATTGTAACACTTTCGATCTGGCTGCCGGCTTCCAGAGTGGGCGCAATGGCATCCATCATGGCCTGCATGACCGAAGGGACGCCGGCCATCACATGCACATTGCCCAACCGGAAGCCCGGCGCACTGGAAACCTTGTTCTCGATCAGATCAGCCCCAAATGGGATTCGCGCCATGCGCTTGCGGGCGTCATTGAAATCGGCCCCTGGCATTTTGGCATAGTGAGCCTCAAGAATCGCCATCGCGCGCGGGTCGTGATCGATTCCCACACCAAAGGCTGCGGCCACCGCATCCGCAGTGATGTCATCATGGGTTGGCCCGATGCCGCCAGTTGTAAAGACATAATCATACTGCGCCCGCAGCGCGTTGACCGCATCAATGATCGCTTCCATATCGTCAGAGACGATCCGGACCTCTTTTAAATCGATGCCAAGCTGGGTGAGATAATCCGCAATGAAGCCGACATTCCGGTCTTTGGTGCGACCGGACAGGATCTCGTCCCCGATCACCAATATGGCGGCTGTCTTGATTTTTGCATCCATTGCCATAGATCCTCTATTGGAGCATGATCTGCTTGCACTGTGGCAGCACAGCTCGCCAGTACGGTGCGTTTCGTACGGCACAGAGCCAGTCACAGGGCGCGTTGAATGCACTTCGCTTTAACCCATGCGCGCCTTTGCCACAAGATGCGGTTGATTCTCTCGCCCCAACTCTCAACAAATAGATAGGTTAGATTCGCCACAATGATCCGGCATGACCCTACCGCACCGCCAATCGCACGCAAACTCAGATCATAGCGCACTAGAAAAAAGATCATGTTATTCGAAAGCCCCCTCATCTCCGGTCGTCTTATCCAGCGTTACAAGCGTTTCCTTGCCGATATCGAACTCGAAGATGGCTCGATCATCACCGCCCATTGCGCCAATCCCGGCTCGATGCTCGGCCTCAAGGATCCCGGCACGCGCGTCTGGCTGTCAAAATCGAACAACCCCAAGCGCAAGCTTGCCTATAGCTGGGAGCTGCTGCAGTTGGACGATGCAATGATCGGCATCAACACCGCCCTTCCCAATCGCATCGTCGAAGAAGCCATTCTGGCCGACAAGATCCCCGAGGTGAGCGGCTATCAGACCCTCAGGCGGGAAGTGAAATACGGCAAAAACAGCCGCATCGATCTGCTGCTCGAAGATCCGGACAAGGCCGACTGCTATGTGGAGGTGAAGAATGTCCACCTCCTGCGGCAAGCGGGGCTGGCAGAATTTCCGGATTCGGTCACCAAGCGAGGTGCCAAGCATCTGGTTGAATTGGGGGACATGGTCGAAGAAGGCAAGCGAGCTGTGATGCTCTATCTGGTCAATCGTACGGACTGTGATCGCTTTGCTCTTGCTGATGACATTGATCCTGCTTATGCCACAGCCTTCACTCAGGCCCGCGCCCGAGGTGTGGAAGCACTGGTTTATGCCTGTGATATTACGGAGCAGGGTATTCATCTCTCCCATGCCCTGTCCTTTGCCGATTGACAGAGAATACAAAAAGCGGAACATAGTCCCCAATCAGGGCTGAACGGCGATCAACATGTCTCAGCCAAACAAAGAAGACGACAAACGGAACCGACCCAATGGTAAATTATATTGCGGCCACCGATGGCCCAATGCGCAACACTGGTGACATCAGACTCTTTGGTGAAGAGGCTTTCGAAGGCATGCGTCGCGCCGGGCAATTGGCAGCCCGCGCCCTTGATGGCGTAGCAGAAATGATTGCCCCCGGCGTCACCACCCAAGCCATTGATGATTACATCCGCACCTTTTGCGAAGAAAACAATGCCCTGCCCGCAACCCTTAACTATCGTGGTTATACCAAATGCAGCTGCACTTCCATCAACCATGTGGTCTGCCATGGTATCCCCAATGACAAACCCCTGAAGGAAGGCGACATTGTCAATGTCGATGTCACCTATATTCTGGATGGCTGGCATGGAGACAGCTCACGCATGTATCCGGTCGGCCAGATCAAGCGGGCGGCTGAGCGGCTGATCGACGTCACCTATGAAGCACTGCAAATCGGCATCGCGACTGCCAAGCCCGGCAACACGACCGGTGACATTGGCGCCGCCATTCAGGAATTTGCTGAGCGGGAACGCTGCGGCGTCGTGCGCGATTTCTGCGGCCATGGCCTTGGACGCCTGTTTCACGACGCGCCCAACATCCTTCATTATGGTCGCAAGGGTGAAGGAGTGGAGCTGAAGCCCGGCATGATCTTTACCATTGAGCCGATGATCAATCTGGGAAAACCTCATGTGAAGGTGCTCAACGACGGCTGGACAGCGGTCACCCGCGACCGGTCCCTGTCGGCGCAGTTCGAGCATTCCGTGGGCATCACCGACGATGGCTGTGAAATCTTCACCTTGTCGCCGGCAGGCTACGACAAGCCCCCCTATCTGACGCCCAACAGCTAGGGAGAGCCGATGCGCGGTTTGAAGGATTCAGCAGGCACACCCCATTATGTGGGACACAGGGACAGGCTTCGCGGCAAATTTCGCGAAGCCGGTGCCGAAGCGCTGCATGATTACGAGTTGCTCGAGTTGCTTCTGTTTCGCAGCATTCCACGCCGGGACACCAAACCACTGGCAAAAGCCCTGATCAACCGTTTCGGCTCCTTCGCTGAAGTCCTCTCAGCCCCTGAAAAGTTGTTGCTGGAAATGGATGGCATTGGCCAGTCCGTTGTCACCGATCTAAAGCTCGTGCAGGCCGCCGCCGCCCGCTTTGCCTCTGATCAGGTCAAGGACCGCCCCGTCTTGTCCTCATGGCAGGCCGTGCTCGATCATTGCCGCACAGCAATGGCCTTTAATGACATCGAACAATTCCGCATTCTCTTTCTTGACAAGAAGAACGCCCTGATCGCCGACGAGGTGCAGCAGACCGGCACGGTCGATCATACCCCCGTCTATATCCGCGAAGTGGTCAAACGGGCGCTGGAACTGTCAGCCACTGCGATCATTATGGTCCACAATCACCCCAGCGGCGACCCCACCCCGTCACGGGCTGACATCGAGATGACCAAACAGGTAGCAGACGCTGCTGACCCCTTGGGCATTTCCCTCCATGACCACATCATCGTCGCCCGCAATGGTCACACGAGTTTCCGCGGTCTCGGCCTGATCTGACCTTTCAAATTCTGCCCGAAACACAGATACGCACTATTGCTGCGACCAAATATCCTGCGCCGCACCCATTTTTTATTTGCAATGCAGTATTTGCACGTGACCATCACCCAATTGCCAAGATTATCTAAGACTTTCGTCACAAAACACAGTGACCTTTGCACAATTTACAGCCAGCCGCGCGGATATATTCCACAAAAACCGACTATTTCGCAATCAACCTTCCAAAAGGCTGCTATTTCGACGCCATTTGTACCGAAAGCCCCATATCATTTGACCATATTTTGGGCACTTATCCCGAAAAACAGCAATAATGATCAAATTTAAGCTCGAAACATTTGTGTCCGTCCCCGCTTCTTGCTAAAAAGTTGTCCGGGACACAGATCTCAACACAAAAATAAGCATCACATTCCAAACAAAATAAGTGGTGACCAAGCCACCGAGACCTCAGGAACAGCGAGTCAAATGGAATATTTTATACAACAGCTGATCAATGGCATCACATTGGGGTCGATCTACGGCCTGATCGCCATTGGTTACACCATGGTTTATGGCATCATCGGCATGATCAACTTTGCCCATGGTGACATCTTCATGGTCGGTGCCTTTATTGCACTGATTACCCTTCTGGCCATCACCGCCATGGGCGTCACCTTTCTGCCGATCGCGCTGCTGATCGTGCTGATTGTTTCGATGCTGATGACCTCGGTTTGGGGCTGGAGCGTCGAACGCCTTGCTTACCGCCCGTTGCGCGGTTCGTTCCGACTGGCTCCACTCATCACCGCGATCGGCATGTCCATTGTGCTTCAGAACTTCGTTCAGATCGTTCAGGGCGCGCGCGTCAAGCCGCTGCCGCCCCAGATCACCGGCGGGTTCCAGTTGATGGAAAAAGACGGGTTCGTTGTTCAGCTGTCCTACATGCAGATCCTGATCATCGTCACCACGGTCTGCTTGATGGCCGGCTTCACATTGCTGATCAACAAGACCTCTCTTGGCCGCGCCCAGCGCGCCTGTGAGCAGGATCAGAAGATGGCAGCACTGCTTGGCGTCAATGTCGACCGCACCATCTCGCTGACCTTCGTTATGGGGGCGGCTCTGGCATCGGTCGCGGGCATCATGTTCCTGCTTTACTATGGCGTGATCGACTTCTTCATCGGCTTCCTGGCCGGGGTGAAGGCCTTCACCGCAGCGGTTCTGGGCGGCATTGGCTCTTTGCCGGGCGCAATGCTTGGCGGCCTGTTGATCGGCCTGATCGAGACCTTCTGGTCCGGTTACTTCTCCGTTGAATACAAGGATGTGGCAGCCTTCTCGATCCTGGCAATCGTCCTGATCTTCCTGCCATCCGGCTTGCTCGGCAAGCCAGAAGTGGAGAAGGTCTGATATGTCTGCAGCACCTCAAAGCCGCATCCAGTCCGCATTGAAAGATGCAGGTCTGGCGGCGCTCGTCACCCTTGCGCTGGCCTGTATCATGGTCGGCATGAAAACCGAGACTGTCCCCGGTGGCCTCGCCCTCAAAACCGAGTGGCCCCTGGTTGCCACCATGGTTGCGGTGGTGTTTGCTGGTCGCCTGCTGATGGGCCTGTTCATCTGGCAGGGCAACAATGCCATCGCCGATGCCACCAAATCCCTGATGCCGAAAACCGACACCCTGACCAAGATCGGAACCTTCATTGGTCCGGCATTGCTGGTCTTCGCCGTCACCCTGCCCTTCTATGGCAACCGCTATGCGATTGACCTTGGCATTCTGGTCCTGACCTACATCATGCTTGGTTGGGGTCTGAACATCGTGGTCGGCCTGGCTGGCCTGCTCGATCTGGGCTATGTCGCCTTCTATGCCGTGGGGGCCTATTCCTACGCCCTGCTGGCCCAGTATTTTGACCTCTCCTTCTGGATTTGTCTGCCACTGGCCGGGATTCTTGCCGCATTTTGGGGCATCATCCTCGGTTTCCCGGTGCTGCGTTTGCGCGGCGACTACCTCGCCATCGTAACCTTGGCATTTGGTGAGATCATTCGTGTCGTGCTGCTCAACTGGTATGAGTTTACCGGAGGTCCGGACGGCATTTCGCGTATTCCGCGTCCCAGCTTCTTTGGTCTGGAATTCACTCGCAAGAATGGCTTTGCCGATTTCTTCGGGCTGGATTATTCCTCGCTGCACCGGGTGATCTTCCTGTTCTATCTCATCCTTGCGCTGGCCTTGTTGACCAACTTCATCACCATGCGCCTGCGTCGCCTGCCGATTGGCCGTGCATGGGAAGCTTTGCGCGAAGACGAGATTGCCTGTCGCTCGCTTGGCATCAACACCACCAACACCAAACTGACTGCCTTCTCGCTGGGCGCCATGTTTGGCGGCTTTGCCGGTGCCTTCTTTGCAACCCGTCAGGGTTTCATCTCACCGGAAAGCTTCACCTTCATCGAGTCGGCAATCATCCTCGCCATTGTGGTTCTGGGTGGTCTGGGCAGCCAGTTGGGTGTCGTCATTGCCTCGATCTTCATGATCGGCGGCTTTGAGGTCTTCCGAGAACTGGAAGAGCTGCGCATGCTGGTCTTCGGCCTTCTGATGGTTGTCATCATGGTTTGGAAACCGCGTGGTCTGGTTTCCAGTCGACAGCCATCCGTCTATTTGAAAGAAAAGAAAGCCGTATCCGGCGATCTCGTTGCGGAGGGTGAAGGATGAGAAGCTGGCAAGACAACCCAATCCTCACCGTTGAGCATCTCACGATGCGCTTCGGTGGTCTGGTGGCGATCAACGACCTGTCCTTCGAGGTCGGTCGCAAGGACATCACCGCCCTGATCGGCCCCAACGGCGCTGGCAAGACCACGGTCTTCAACTGCGTCACCGGCTTCTACAAGCCGACCGAAGGCTGCATCACCATGAACAGGGCCAATGGCGAGCAATTCCTGCTGGAGCGGATGCCCGACTTCCAGATTTCCCACCATGCCCGCGTGGCAAGGACCTTCCAGAATATCCGCCTGTTTGGCGGCATGACCGTTCTGGAAAATCTGATGATTGCCCAGCATAACAAACTGATGGTCGATTCCCTCTTCACCATTGGTGGCGTACTGGGACTGGGCTCCTTCCGCCGCTCGGAACAGGACTCGATCGAGAAGGCCAAAACTTGGCTCGAACGCATCGATCTGATTGACCGGGCCGACGATCCGGCAGCGGACCTGCCTTACGGC includes the following:
- a CDS encoding ABC transporter ATP-binding protein, which gives rise to MRSWQDNPILTVEHLTMRFGGLVAINDLSFEVGRKDITALIGPNGAGKTTVFNCVTGFYKPTEGCITMNRANGEQFLLERMPDFQISHHARVARTFQNIRLFGGMTVLENLMIAQHNKLMVDSLFTIGGVLGLGSFRRSEQDSIEKAKTWLERIDLIDRADDPAADLPYGDQRRLEIARAMCTNPELLCLDEPAAGLNPKETLELNQLLLSIRELDDTAVLLIEHDMSMVMQISDHVVVLDYGVKISDGDAQFVQNDPHVIAAYLGVDDDEVEIAEAEAHIAHQEETIS